A DNA window from Balneolaceae bacterium contains the following coding sequences:
- a CDS encoding helix-turn-helix domain-containing protein — translation MPSLGNDLALIRKHRGLSLEDVRNATKIPPHILSSIEDDSLFGDMEEHKTYLRSYVRSYAKALRIDEETILEALDRQEEGRYEGLLQKKEKSIKGPRFQLDEEDAGEHAEEAGDSTEVERKAQDEQQQADGEDETADEEADRRGDMVHDHAPKRHRKASPLPETSSRTAPAAGEKENKNEDTSEGEATGAESPSRVPPPPDVTSVDWADMGKKFTPLQSRPRLWIGLIIAAVILAAAAAWYIWGAGGNAGGEEQDNGGQQPTSEQQAALTPDSLQLDLSQEPAGAAGDPGEGSLGSLEQEAESLPDTLVLAIYAAYGQLEPVRVYSDVMNATNPYWIEQGEAFTFAFVEEIYIRGQFSQMELLMNGHPIPDFRNAFYNSDTGMLEIHRDWFGQDPIWLQPPPDSLEMDAPPPDTIRERPTFN, via the coding sequence ATGCCGTCCCTAGGAAACGATCTTGCGCTCATCCGAAAACATCGCGGGCTGAGCCTGGAGGACGTGCGCAACGCCACAAAAATTCCTCCCCATATCCTCTCCTCCATCGAGGACGACTCGCTGTTCGGCGATATGGAGGAGCACAAGACCTACCTGCGCAGTTACGTGCGCAGTTACGCCAAGGCCCTCCGGATCGACGAAGAGACCATCTTGGAAGCCCTCGACCGCCAGGAGGAGGGACGCTACGAGGGTCTGCTGCAGAAAAAGGAAAAGTCGATCAAGGGTCCCCGATTCCAGCTCGACGAGGAGGACGCCGGGGAGCATGCGGAAGAGGCTGGCGACTCGACTGAGGTGGAGCGGAAGGCGCAGGATGAACAACAGCAGGCAGACGGAGAAGACGAGACGGCGGACGAGGAGGCGGACAGGCGCGGAGATATGGTTCATGACCACGCGCCGAAAAGGCACCGGAAGGCCTCCCCACTCCCAGAGACGTCCTCCCGCACGGCCCCGGCCGCCGGTGAAAAAGAGAATAAGAATGAGGATACAAGCGAAGGCGAGGCCACGGGCGCCGAATCCCCAAGCCGCGTACCTCCCCCGCCCGATGTGACGTCGGTGGACTGGGCCGATATGGGTAAGAAATTCACGCCCCTTCAATCTCGTCCCCGCCTCTGGATCGGCCTGATCATCGCCGCCGTGATCCTGGCAGCCGCGGCGGCCTGGTACATCTGGGGAGCGGGAGGCAATGCCGGCGGAGAGGAGCAGGACAACGGCGGACAGCAGCCCACCTCCGAACAGCAGGCCGCCCTCACCCCCGACTCCCTGCAGCTCGACCTGAGCCAGGAGCCCGCCGGTGCGGCCGGCGATCCGGGCGAGGGCTCCCTGGGGTCGCTGGAGCAGGAGGCCGAGTCGCTGCCGGACACCCTGGTGCTGGCCATCTATGCGGCCTACGGACAACTGGAGCCGGTGCGGGTCTACTCCGACGTGATGAACGCCACCAACCCCTACTGGATCGAGCAGGGGGAGGCTTTCACCTTTGCTTTCGTCGAAGAAATCTACATACGCGGGCAGTTCAGCCAGATGGAGCTGCTGATGAACGGTCACCCCATACCCGATTTCCGCAACGCTTTTTACAATTCCGACACCGGCATGCTGGAGATACACAGAGACTGGTTCGGACAGGACCCCATCTGGCTCCAGCCCCCGCCCGATTCCCTGGAGATGGATGCCCCTCCCCCCGACACCATCCGTGAACGCCCAACCTTCAACTAG
- the mtnA gene encoding S-methyl-5-thioribose-1-phosphate isomerase: MSDSEGAIQSIEWREDHLRIIDQTYLPKREVYSDIRDVGRVWESIKKLRVRGAPAIGIAAAYGLYMGIRELPESSFESFWVEVERVAEYLVSARPTAVNLKWAVDRIKTTILAHKDKPIPEIKEIVLKTAKTIHAEDKRTCKTIGEEGAVLVEKGAKILTHCNTGSLATGQYGTALSVIFHAHEEGKEIQVWVDETRPLMQGSRLTAWELMNAEIPMKIITDSAAGSLMRRGEVDLVVVGTDRVAANGDTANKIGTYPLAVLAKENGIPFYVAVPLSTIDMELATGDDIPIEEREDEEITTFSGSRVAPDKAETYNPAFDVTPHRYITGFITEKGIVKPPFDDNLKKVFKS; encoded by the coding sequence ATGAGTGATAGTGAAGGTGCCATACAGTCAATTGAATGGAGAGAGGACCATCTCCGCATTATCGACCAGACCTACCTCCCCAAGCGCGAGGTCTACAGTGACATCAGGGACGTGGGCAGAGTCTGGGAGTCCATCAAAAAACTGCGCGTGCGCGGCGCCCCCGCCATCGGCATCGCCGCCGCCTACGGACTCTACATGGGCATCAGGGAACTGCCGGAGAGCTCCTTTGAGAGCTTCTGGGTGGAGGTGGAGCGCGTGGCCGAGTACCTGGTGAGCGCGCGTCCCACGGCCGTGAACCTCAAATGGGCCGTCGACCGCATCAAGACCACCATACTGGCGCACAAGGACAAACCCATTCCCGAAATCAAGGAGATCGTCCTGAAGACCGCCAAGACCATCCACGCCGAAGACAAGCGCACCTGCAAAACCATTGGCGAGGAGGGCGCCGTTCTGGTGGAGAAAGGCGCGAAGATCCTCACCCACTGCAACACCGGCAGCCTGGCCACCGGACAGTACGGCACGGCCCTTTCGGTCATTTTCCATGCCCATGAGGAGGGCAAGGAGATCCAGGTCTGGGTGGACGAGACGCGTCCCCTCATGCAGGGTTCCCGTCTGACAGCCTGGGAACTGATGAACGCGGAGATCCCCATGAAGATCATCACCGATTCCGCCGCGGGCTCCCTCATGCGCCGGGGCGAAGTGGACCTGGTGGTGGTGGGCACTGACCGGGTGGCCGCCAACGGCGATACCGCCAACAAGATCGGCACCTATCCCCTGGCGGTGCTGGCCAAGGAGAACGGTATTCCCTTCTACGTGGCCGTGCCGCTTTCGACCATCGACATGGAACTGGCCACCGGCGACGACATACCCATCGAGGAGCGCGAGGACGAGGAGATCACCACCTTCAGCGGCAGCCGCGTGGCGCCCGACAAGGCCGAAACCTACAACCCCGCCTTCGATGTGACGCCGCACCGCTACATCACGGGCTTCATCACCGAAAAAGGCATCGTCAAGCCCCCCTTCGACGATAACCTTAAAAAAGTCTTCAAGTCTTAA
- the xerD gene encoding site-specific tyrosine recombinase XerD yields MHFDRELDRYLQFVRLEKGLSDHSVNAYENDLRRYLRFVAQDLRIRDLGGITLQHIEEYLEELSAMDLSASTIARNVSSIRSFHEFAAVESLAPANPAEMVDLPKKARNLPEVLNPTEIERMLEVPDRESDAGVRDAAIMETLYATGMRVSELTGLQTDNLYFEIGFIRVIGKGNKERLVPVGEIAQGALERYMEGPRPRFMSDKNPAKAKNRVFLNQRGGPLTRMSVWNIVNDAAERAGIKKNVYPHIFRHSFATHLLEGGADLRAVQEMLGHASIITTEIYTHVDRTLLHQVHKEFHPRS; encoded by the coding sequence ATGCACTTTGACCGGGAACTGGATCGCTATCTGCAGTTTGTAAGGCTTGAAAAAGGGCTGAGCGACCATTCGGTCAACGCCTACGAAAACGACCTGCGCCGATACCTGCGCTTCGTGGCACAGGACCTGCGCATACGCGACCTGGGCGGCATCACCCTCCAGCACATCGAGGAATACCTGGAAGAGCTCTCCGCCATGGACCTGTCGGCCAGCACCATCGCCCGCAATGTCTCCAGCATCCGCAGTTTTCACGAATTCGCCGCGGTGGAGTCGCTAGCCCCCGCCAATCCCGCCGAGATGGTGGACCTGCCCAAGAAGGCGCGCAATCTCCCCGAAGTGCTCAATCCCACCGAAATCGAGCGCATGCTGGAGGTGCCCGACCGGGAAAGCGACGCCGGGGTTCGCGACGCCGCCATCATGGAGACCCTCTACGCCACCGGCATGCGGGTGAGTGAGCTTACAGGACTGCAGACCGACAACCTCTACTTTGAGATCGGATTCATCCGCGTCATTGGCAAGGGCAACAAGGAGCGGCTGGTACCCGTGGGGGAGATCGCCCAAGGCGCCCTGGAACGCTACATGGAGGGCCCGCGTCCGCGTTTCATGAGCGATAAAAATCCCGCCAAAGCCAAAAACCGGGTCTTCCTCAACCAGCGCGGCGGTCCCCTGACGCGCATGAGCGTCTGGAATATCGTCAACGACGCAGCCGAACGCGCCGGCATCAAAAAAAACGTCTATCCCCACATCTTCCGCCATTCCTTTGCAACCCACCTGCTGGAGGGGGGCGCCGACCTGCGCGCCGTGCAGGAGATGCTGGGCCATGCCTCCATCATCACCACGGAAATCTACACCCACGTTGACCGCACGCTGCTGCACCAGGTGCACAAGGAATTTCATCCCAGGTCCTGA
- a CDS encoding ComF family protein codes for MNRTWLRGPAAVLFPDICVCCWREPVSRRQPVCPFCLEDRFEEADPDVARGTVGDFLPEGVILRYALWKYDKGGSLQELLYRVKYGGMEGVACQFGERLAHRLRPHSVLRRLNPSRLLLLPVPLHPARLRLRGYNQAERIARGMQRTWALPVADPETVRRTRNTRSQTGMTLPERISNLEQAFDVRRPELLRGRTVLLVDDVFTTGATAFSLSTCLLKAGARQTAVVTVARA; via the coding sequence ATGAACCGTACATGGCTGCGTGGACCCGCGGCGGTCCTCTTTCCCGACATATGTGTCTGCTGCTGGCGGGAGCCGGTTTCCCGCCGGCAGCCCGTCTGCCCCTTCTGCCTGGAAGACCGTTTCGAAGAGGCCGATCCGGACGTGGCACGGGGAACCGTGGGCGACTTCCTGCCGGAGGGGGTGATCCTGCGCTACGCCTTGTGGAAATATGACAAGGGGGGAAGTCTCCAGGAGCTGCTATACCGGGTCAAGTACGGGGGTATGGAGGGGGTTGCGTGCCAGTTTGGCGAGCGGCTGGCCCATCGTCTCCGGCCTCATTCGGTACTCCGCCGTCTCAATCCCTCCCGTCTGCTGCTGCTCCCCGTACCCCTGCACCCGGCGCGTCTCCGGCTGCGCGGCTACAACCAGGCCGAGCGTATCGCCCGGGGGATGCAGCGGACATGGGCACTGCCCGTGGCGGACCCGGAAACGGTCAGGCGTACCCGGAATACGCGTTCCCAGACCGGCATGACCCTGCCCGAGCGAATCTCCAACCTGGAACAGGCCTTCGATGTGCGCCGCCCGGAATTGCTGAGGGGCCGGACGGTGTTATTGGTAGACGACGTGTTTACCACGGGGGCCACTGCTTTCTCCCTCTCGACCTGCCTTTTGAAGGCGGGTGCGAGGCAGACGGCCGTGGTTACCGTAGCGCGGGCATAA
- a CDS encoding HDIG domain-containing protein, with amino-acid sequence MGLLEKLGLGQKKRHGAPVIGEKKKQREESSSLRYNNYVRALILLGFLVLLVVSIPQSSFRDSTNYAIGEPWRGEDLTAPFDFAINKTQQEIEQERQAIRQSTPPIFHRNTGAASDLQSRIDSVFRRMEPVLERYHTWRETDRQQDSLQFVQARDASGLGLSDSSWRPLLENYHRVVSPDLTPNTRSAPADAFIGNELRQRMQSLMDELLEDGVINIAKSEISTNEITVRNLQDRTERTLNLGNVRDLQEARSYAGDRFSRFYYEDIARAANDIFARVLQPNLVYNTEETNTRIEEAIANISTTRGAVTEGEVIIRRGDIITQERYSRLQSLAEARSRTATTMERWLRYGGEILAVVAIITIFFFYLYLYRRSIFEDNSMLLLVTIAMGLICVGSSIAYSIEGISAYIVPVAVAPIILTIIFDSRVGLISTITLALLTGLINGNNFEYVTATTVACSLGLFSVRDIKKRSQFFFTTPGIVFASYTLVILSFSMTSFQGWDALLDILFYVGINAIFILFTYPLILLFEKAFKVTTDFTLLELSDTNLPMLKELMTRAPGTFHHSLQVSNMAEAAAGSIGANGLLCRVGALYHDIGKMENPGYYSENQVGTNEHDKLKPRMSALVIKAHVSNGVKMAREHGLPEVIIDFIKTHHGTSLIKYFYDKGKKNADQEKDEIREEDFRYDGPLPRTKETGILLLADGIEAASRAMKDPNYQKLESLISKMIDERVYEGQLSMTPLTFQDLRNIRETFLNILMGIYHSRVEYPDDKKEEKEQKDGSGRIRGRKEGPAVEKAPLGEETQQDGEGPQVNEYYNS; translated from the coding sequence ATGGGACTACTCGAAAAATTGGGTCTCGGCCAGAAAAAACGGCACGGGGCGCCCGTCATCGGGGAAAAGAAGAAGCAGCGCGAGGAGAGTTCCTCTCTGCGCTACAACAACTACGTCCGCGCTCTTATCCTGCTAGGTTTCCTGGTACTTCTGGTGGTCTCCATCCCCCAGAGCTCCTTCCGCGACTCCACCAATTACGCCATCGGCGAACCATGGCGTGGGGAAGACCTGACAGCCCCCTTCGATTTTGCCATCAACAAAACCCAACAGGAGATCGAGCAGGAGCGCCAGGCCATACGCCAGAGTACCCCGCCCATCTTCCACCGCAACACCGGGGCCGCCTCCGACCTTCAAAGCCGGATCGACTCGGTGTTCCGGCGCATGGAGCCGGTATTGGAACGCTACCACACCTGGCGCGAGACGGACCGCCAGCAAGACAGCCTGCAATTCGTGCAGGCCCGCGATGCCTCCGGGCTGGGCCTTTCGGACTCCTCCTGGCGTCCCCTGCTTGAGAACTACCACCGGGTGGTCTCCCCCGATCTCACCCCCAACACCCGCTCCGCCCCGGCCGACGCCTTCATCGGCAATGAACTTCGCCAGCGCATGCAGAGCCTGATGGACGAGCTGCTGGAGGACGGCGTGATAAACATCGCCAAGAGCGAGATTTCCACCAACGAGATCACCGTGCGCAACCTGCAGGACCGTACCGAACGCACTCTCAACCTGGGCAACGTCCGCGACCTGCAGGAGGCGCGCAGCTACGCCGGCGACCGCTTCTCACGCTTCTATTACGAGGACATCGCCCGTGCCGCCAACGATATCTTCGCCCGGGTGCTGCAGCCCAACCTGGTCTACAATACCGAGGAGACCAACACGCGGATCGAAGAGGCCATCGCCAACATTTCAACCACCCGCGGGGCGGTGACCGAGGGCGAGGTAATCATACGGCGCGGGGACATCATCACCCAGGAGCGCTACAGCAGGTTGCAAAGCCTTGCTGAGGCGCGTTCACGCACCGCCACCACCATGGAGCGCTGGCTGCGCTACGGCGGGGAGATCCTGGCAGTGGTAGCCATCATTACCATCTTTTTCTTCTACCTCTACCTCTACCGACGAAGCATTTTCGAGGACAACTCCATGCTGCTGCTGGTTACCATCGCTATGGGACTCATCTGCGTGGGAAGTTCCATAGCCTACAGCATCGAGGGCATCTCGGCCTACATCGTGCCGGTGGCTGTGGCCCCCATCATCCTTACCATCATCTTCGATTCGCGGGTGGGACTGATTTCCACCATTACCCTGGCCCTGCTGACCGGACTGATCAACGGCAACAACTTCGAGTACGTGACCGCCACCACCGTGGCCTGCAGCCTGGGGCTTTTCTCGGTGCGCGACATCAAGAAGCGCTCGCAGTTCTTCTTCACTACCCCCGGCATCGTCTTCGCCAGCTACACCCTGGTCATCCTCAGCTTCAGCATGACCTCCTTCCAGGGCTGGGACGCCTTGCTGGACATCCTCTTCTATGTGGGTATCAACGCCATCTTCATCCTCTTTACGTATCCCCTGATCCTGCTCTTCGAGAAGGCTTTCAAGGTGACGACCGACTTCACGCTGCTTGAGCTCAGCGACACCAATCTGCCGATGCTCAAGGAGCTGATGACCCGCGCACCCGGCACCTTCCACCACAGCCTGCAGGTCTCCAACATGGCCGAAGCCGCGGCTGGGTCCATAGGCGCCAACGGGCTGCTCTGCCGCGTGGGCGCGCTCTACCACGACATCGGCAAGATGGAAAACCCCGGCTATTACTCCGAAAACCAGGTGGGCACCAACGAGCACGACAAGCTCAAACCACGCATGAGCGCCCTGGTCATCAAGGCGCACGTCAGCAACGGCGTAAAAATGGCGCGCGAACACGGGCTGCCCGAAGTGATCATCGACTTCATCAAGACCCACCACGGAACCTCCCTCATCAAGTATTTCTACGACAAGGGCAAAAAGAACGCCGACCAGGAGAAGGACGAAATACGCGAAGAGGACTTCCGCTACGACGGTCCCCTCCCCCGCACCAAGGAGACCGGCATCCTGCTGCTGGCCGACGGCATCGAGGCGGCCTCCCGCGCCATGAAGGATCCCAATTACCAGAAGCTGGAAAGCCTGATCTCGAAGATGATAGACGAGCGGGTCTACGAGGGACAGCTCAGCATGACCCCCCTCACCTTCCAGGACCTGCGAAACATCAGGGAGACCTTCCTGAACATCCTGATGGGCATCTACCACAGCCGCGTGGAGTATCCCGACGACAAGAAGGAGGAGAAAGAGCAGAAAGACGGAAGCGGACGCATACGGGGACGCAAGGAGGGCCCGGCCGTTGAGAAAGCGCCCCTGGGCGAGGAAACACAGCAGGACGGGGAGGGTCCCCAGGTAAACGAATACTACAACTCCTGA
- the ggt gene encoding gamma-glutamyltransferase: MKSFFRSAIALLLLLTLAVETVQSQVGWTKSYERAAVVTAERHASEIGREILRSGGNAVDAAVAVQFALAVTLPRAGNIGGGGFMVIHLADGTDTALDYREKAPLGAGPDMYLRDGEYIPELSREGALAVGVPGVVDGMVRALQRHGRLPLEMVMAPAVKLAREGYRLSLTQAEDLNNHADAFRNYAASEEYFTRSDGRPWREGDLFVQEDLARTLERIARQGREGFYAGETAEMIVREMEKQEGLITRRDLREYRSVWREPVTAEWNGYRLHVMPPPSSGSIAIAQILTMLEPYDLQDMGFNSARYVHLLTETMRRAFADRSYFLGDPDYVDIPRQELLSEEYNRGRMASYDPDAATSSNEIGHGEVAGFEESRETTHFSVVDSAGNAVGVTTTLNGSFGSHVSVGGAGFALNNEMDDFTAKPGEPNMFGLIQGEANAVEPGKRMLSSMSPTVVTRGGQVRAVLGAAGGPRIITATLQSFLNMAVFGMNAQEAISAPRFHHQWLPDNLYYEEYGLSPDTREILLGMGHNLQATGGVGRGHIIWVDGEGRRHGAADPRGDGYTMGY, translated from the coding sequence ATGAAATCATTCTTCCGCTCCGCCATCGCCCTGCTGCTTCTGCTTACCCTGGCCGTGGAGACCGTCCAGAGCCAGGTGGGATGGACCAAGTCCTATGAGCGCGCGGCTGTGGTCACCGCCGAGCGGCACGCCTCCGAAATCGGCCGTGAGATTCTGCGCAGCGGGGGCAACGCCGTCGACGCCGCCGTGGCCGTGCAGTTTGCGCTGGCGGTCACCCTCCCCCGGGCCGGCAACATCGGGGGGGGCGGCTTCATGGTCATTCACCTGGCCGACGGCACCGATACGGCCCTGGACTACCGCGAGAAGGCGCCCTTGGGTGCCGGACCTGACATGTACCTGCGCGACGGGGAGTACATACCCGAACTGAGCAGGGAAGGCGCCCTGGCGGTGGGTGTGCCCGGAGTGGTGGACGGCATGGTGCGCGCCCTGCAGCGCCACGGCCGTCTGCCGCTGGAAATGGTGATGGCTCCCGCCGTCAAACTGGCGCGCGAAGGCTACCGCCTCTCCCTCACCCAGGCCGAGGATCTTAACAACCACGCCGACGCCTTCCGCAACTACGCCGCCAGCGAGGAGTATTTCACCCGTTCCGACGGGCGCCCCTGGCGGGAAGGCGACCTCTTTGTGCAGGAAGACCTGGCTCGTACCCTGGAGCGCATTGCGCGGCAGGGACGCGAGGGCTTCTACGCCGGGGAGACGGCCGAAATGATCGTCCGCGAGATGGAAAAACAGGAGGGGCTCATCACCCGCCGCGATCTTCGGGAGTACCGAAGTGTATGGCGGGAGCCGGTGACGGCCGAATGGAACGGCTACCGGCTGCACGTGATGCCGCCCCCCAGCAGCGGCAGCATCGCCATCGCCCAGATCCTCACCATGCTGGAACCCTACGACCTGCAGGATATGGGCTTTAATTCCGCCCGCTACGTGCACCTGCTTACCGAGACCATGAGGCGCGCCTTTGCCGACCGTTCCTACTTCCTGGGCGACCCGGACTACGTGGACATCCCCCGGCAGGAACTGCTCAGCGAGGAGTACAACCGCGGGCGCATGGCCTCCTACGACCCCGACGCGGCCACCTCAAGCAATGAGATCGGCCACGGGGAGGTAGCCGGCTTTGAAGAGTCGCGGGAAACCACCCACTTTTCGGTGGTGGACAGCGCGGGCAACGCCGTGGGCGTCACCACCACCCTCAACGGCTCCTTCGGGAGCCACGTGTCGGTAGGCGGGGCCGGCTTCGCCCTCAACAACGAAATGGACGACTTCACCGCCAAGCCGGGCGAACCCAACATGTTCGGGCTCATCCAGGGCGAGGCCAACGCCGTGGAGCCGGGCAAGCGCATGCTCAGCAGCATGTCGCCCACCGTGGTGACCCGCGGCGGGCAGGTGCGCGCCGTGCTCGGCGCCGCCGGAGGCCCGCGCATCATCACGGCAACACTGCAGAGTTTCCTGAACATGGCGGTCTTCGGCATGAACGCCCAGGAAGCCATCTCGGCGCCCCGTTTTCACCATCAGTGGCTGCCTGACAACCTCTACTACGAAGAATACGGGCTCAGCCCCGACACCCGGGAGATCCTGCTGGGTATGGGACACAACCTGCAGGCTACCGGCGGGGTGGGACGCGGACATATTATCTGGGTGGACGGGGAGGGACGCCGACACGGGGCCGCCGACCCGCGGGGTGACGGCTACACTATGGGTTATTAA
- the ligA gene encoding NAD-dependent DNA ligase LigA: MTREEARERVEELRELLQRANQAYYQDAQPFISDREFDERLRELKELEEAWDLGHPDSPTRRVGGEPSSEFETVTHPVPMLSLDNTYNEEELNDFDRRVRDRLGHGDFTYLAELKFDGASIRLRYEDGELALGATRGDGERGDDITRNLRTVGDIPLRLEGSPPPVVEVRGEAYMEKEAFARLNAHREEEGHEPFANPRNSTAGTLKMQDPREVARRPIRFFAFDLIVEEPGPELTQRRKLEMLREMGLPACGEYRECDAIEQVHEQIGRWREVRHEFPFETDGAVVKVNEERYREPLGRTSKSPRWAIAYKFEAEQADTTLRSITLQVGRLGKITPVAELEPVELAGTVVRRASLHNEDEIHRKDIRSGDRVTVEKAGDIIPQVLGVVDPGREDRGARFEMPADCPECGEELVKPEGEVAWRCVNGECPPQIRHRIEHFASRDAMDIEGLGEAVVDQLVSEGLVRTYADLYELRAEQLVPLERMAETSARNLIDAIEASKGRNLDRLIYALGIRFVGRTVARDLARALGGMDALMKAGEERLSDIDAVGPKIAASVVTFFSQEKNRRMVETLRAHGLTFEMERREDATDRLEGAKFVLTGSLPHLTRKEATRLIEDHGGTTVSSVSGNADYLLAGKSPGSKYGKAQELDIPVLDERAFFELLGQEPPGD, from the coding sequence ATGACCCGTGAAGAAGCCCGGGAGCGCGTGGAGGAACTGCGCGAGCTCCTGCAGCGCGCCAACCAGGCCTATTACCAGGACGCGCAGCCATTCATTTCCGACCGAGAATTTGACGAGCGTCTCCGAGAGCTGAAGGAACTTGAGGAGGCCTGGGACCTGGGGCATCCCGACTCGCCCACCCGCCGCGTGGGCGGGGAACCCTCCAGCGAGTTCGAGACGGTCACCCATCCCGTGCCCATGCTCAGTCTCGATAATACCTACAACGAGGAGGAGCTGAACGATTTCGACCGGCGGGTGCGCGACCGGCTGGGCCACGGCGACTTCACCTACCTGGCGGAGCTCAAGTTCGACGGGGCCTCCATCCGCCTTCGTTACGAGGACGGAGAGCTTGCCCTGGGCGCCACCCGCGGCGACGGGGAACGGGGCGACGACATCACCCGCAACCTGCGTACGGTGGGCGATATCCCCCTGCGCCTGGAGGGCAGCCCGCCCCCGGTGGTGGAAGTGCGCGGGGAGGCCTACATGGAAAAAGAGGCCTTCGCACGCTTGAACGCACACCGTGAGGAGGAGGGACACGAGCCTTTCGCCAATCCCCGCAACTCCACGGCGGGCACCCTCAAGATGCAGGACCCCCGCGAGGTGGCGCGCCGCCCCATACGCTTTTTCGCCTTCGACCTGATCGTCGAAGAGCCCGGACCGGAGCTCACCCAGCGCCGCAAGCTGGAAATGCTCAGGGAAATGGGACTGCCGGCCTGCGGGGAATACCGCGAATGCGACGCAATTGAGCAGGTGCACGAGCAGATCGGCCGCTGGCGCGAGGTACGCCACGAGTTCCCCTTCGAGACTGACGGCGCCGTGGTGAAGGTGAACGAGGAGCGCTATCGCGAGCCGCTGGGACGTACCTCCAAGTCGCCGCGATGGGCCATCGCCTACAAATTCGAGGCCGAGCAAGCGGATACCACACTGCGCTCCATCACCCTGCAGGTGGGACGCCTGGGCAAGATTACCCCGGTGGCGGAACTGGAACCGGTGGAGCTGGCCGGCACCGTGGTTCGGCGGGCTTCCCTCCACAACGAGGACGAGATTCACCGCAAGGACATTCGATCCGGCGACCGCGTGACCGTGGAGAAGGCGGGCGACATCATACCGCAGGTGCTGGGCGTAGTCGACCCTGGCCGGGAGGACCGCGGGGCCCGTTTCGAGATGCCCGCCGACTGCCCGGAGTGCGGGGAGGAGCTGGTAAAACCGGAAGGGGAAGTGGCCTGGCGCTGCGTTAACGGGGAGTGTCCCCCGCAGATCCGCCACCGCATCGAGCACTTCGCCTCCCGCGACGCCATGGACATCGAGGGACTGGGCGAGGCGGTGGTGGACCAGCTCGTGAGCGAGGGCCTGGTGCGCACCTACGCCGACCTCTACGAGCTGCGCGCCGAACAGCTGGTCCCCCTGGAGCGCATGGCCGAGACCAGCGCCCGGAACCTGATCGACGCCATCGAGGCGAGCAAGGGGCGTAACCTGGACCGCCTCATCTACGCACTGGGCATCCGCTTCGTGGGCCGCACGGTGGCCCGCGACCTGGCCCGCGCCCTGGGCGGCATGGATGCGCTTATGAAGGCCGGAGAGGAGCGCCTGAGCGACATCGACGCGGTGGGACCCAAAATCGCAGCATCGGTGGTCACCTTCTTCTCGCAGGAGAAAAACCGGCGCATGGTGGAGACCCTCCGCGCGCACGGACTTACCTTCGAAATGGAGCGCCGCGAGGACGCAACCGACAGGCTGGAGGGCGCCAAATTCGTGCTCACCGGCTCCCTGCCCCATCTCACCCGCAAGGAGGCAACCCGGCTGATTGAGGACCACGGGGGCACCACCGTCTCTTCGGTCAGCGGCAATGCCGATTACCTGCTGGCCGGAAAATCCCCGGGCAGCAAGTACGGGAAGGCGCAGGAGCTGGACATTCCCGTCCTCGACGAGAGGGCCTTCTTCGAACTCCTTGGACAGGAACCCCCGGGGGACTGA